ATATAGGTGGTGAGAGAAGGTACCCTGATCTACCTTTGAAGAGAGATCCTCTAGATATTGTTGATAGAGATGTCCCTAGTATTGGATCTGATCAAATTCTTGTCAAGGTCTATGCATGCGGTGTTTGCTATACCGATATAGATATAGTTGAGGGTAGAATAAAGTGTAAGCTACCTGTAGTTCCAGGACATCAAATTATTGGAAGAGTTGTTGCCATAGGTGATAATGTTGGTGATAAGATTAGAATTGGAGATAGAGTTGGTATTGCATGGATTTCGTGGAGCTGTGGAAAATGCTATTTCTGTTTAAGTGGTCAGGAAAATCTTTGTAGCGATTTTAAGGCAACGGGCTGCCATATTGATGGAGGATACGAGGAGTATGTAGCTGTCTATGCAGACTATGTCTATAGGATACCAGATATATTTAGTGATTATGAAGCTGCACCACTTCTCTGTGCTGGTGCCGTGGGATATAGAGCTCTAAGGTTAGCAAATATGAGAGACGGTCTTAAGCTTGGCCTCTTCGGATTCGGGTCATCAGCCCATATAATAATTCAGATTGCAAGAAAACTCTATCCATCATCTGAAATCTATGTATTTAGTAGAAGTGAGGAACATAGAGAGCTTGCTAAAAAACTAGGTGCTGATTGGACTGGAAAACCATCTGATAACCCTCCTAAAAAGATTGATAGAGCTATAGACTTTACACCCGTGGGTGAGACTATTGCCAGGGCGTTGGAACTACTTGAAAGGGGTGGAAGACTGGTTATCAATGTTATTAGAAAACAGACTATGGTTAATCTAGACTATACACAGCATCTGTGGATGGAAAGAGAAATTAAAAGTGTAGCTAATGTTACAAGAAAAGATGTTATAGAATTTCTAGAGATAGCATCCTCAATACCTGTGAAACCTGAGATAAAGCTATATAGACTAGATGATGTTAATCAAGCACTTAGAGATCTAAAGGCTGCTAAGGTCAAAGGATCCCCAGTAATTGCAATATCATAAAATAAGCTATCTTTCTATAAAGCCCTTAAACTATTGATTACGGAGGCTCTTAACAGTATTTAAGAGATTCTCTACGCATTTAGTAATATCTGAAGATTCTTGTATAACTCTTCGCTCTACATCTACATAAACCTTATCTATAGGATTAAATCCTTTCTTTATGTATCTAGACATATATAGACATGTGCCTATAGATCTCCAATCAAAATCTATATCTATGCCCCTCTCCCTTAGCTTTAAAATCATCTCATTCAAATCAACTGTATGTTTATCTATATAAAGTGTATAGAGTTTTGATACATAGTTTGCAAAACCAATTCTAGCTCTATACAATAGATATGGAATAGCTCTATACATATTATCTAGCTTTACAACTCTAGAATCAAAGTATAGAGGTCTACCTAGATATAGTGATGTATGTGATGAGAGAATAGATGATGAGATTGATACTATCTTAAAGAATCTTCCACTATATGGATTATACCTAAAGCTAAAAATATTTACCTCATCACTAACAACATAACAAAAATCAGCATTAAAATACTTCATAAGCTCTCTACAGCTATCAACCAAAGCTTTATGAACTCTAGGATCTCTAGGCTTCTCAAAATCCTTTAAAATCCTCCCAAAACCAACTCCATCAAGTCTTATAACATATGGTAAATCAATATATCCTCCCCAAACCTCACTCCTAGTAAATATATCTGATAATACTGATGGATTTATACTAAGGATCTCTTTCTTCATCATATATCAAACAGCTCTCTACATAGATTTAAATAATGATTCTGTAGCTAGATAAGCATCATCTGTGAATCTAGCATTAAGTACATCTTTACATACTGGACAAATATCATTTCTCATTATATAGAATACACCTTCATCTTTATGTATAGGACATCGATACTCATGTATATCGCTTGACAGTATATGAATATCAATTCTCTCTATACCTCTTCTCGATACCTCTACAACCCAATACATCCCCTTACGATCTATAGAATCTATATATACATATCCAGCATTAATATATGGAATTCTAATCTGTCCATAGTGTCTATGGCCCTCAACATGTAGTAGTGAGTTCGTGGCGATATTGATATCTGTATGTACTACATATATTGTTTTTCTATCCACTAGCTCACGATTTGAAGTAATATAGATTCCTCTATCTATTTCATATTTTTCTCCAGAACTAAGATCAATAATGCTATCCATATTATTTAAATACTTTAGCAATTCTAATACTCTCTTCCTTGAATAGCCATAGAGATGGGTTAACTTGTGAAACAATTCTATATCACTATCTCCCCATACAATAAAAATTCTATCACTAGCCTTAGATAATACCTCAAAAATCTTTACTATAGTCTCAAGACTTTGCATAGTGTCCATAGAGCTACATGCATAATCTCCAACAAGTATAATTGCATCTATAGATGTTGAACGTAGATACTCTACAACTTCATGAACTGTGTTTAAGCCACAGTGTATATCCCCTAATATTGCTATGTTTATGGTGCTCATATTACATATATACCTCGTAGCTATGCTCTATATTCTATTCCATATCTAGCTATATATCTATCTCCCAGCCTACAAATTATATATGATATAATCATGTTTAGGATAAATGCTATTGGTGTTATAGCCAACAATAATTCTATTCCTAGAGTATTATACCCATAAGATGCTCTTAATAATTCAGATGCTATTGAAGCAGGATTGACTATACTTATCCATGGATTTGGAAAAACATTTGGAGGAACTATTGTACCTATTGCTATCATCATCTGAATTATATTTGTCCATACTCCACTTATCCTTGTTACTGTATAGATATATCCTATTAGTGCTCCATAGAATAGATATATAGAGATAGAGTACAGTATAGCTATAAGCATGTAAATGGGTTGATGTGGTATTATCAATAGAATATCTATTGATAGATAGTATGTAGCAACAATAGCTGTTAAGATATATCCTAGGAAGCTAAATAGTATGTCGATGAACACCCCGCTTACCATATAGTGAAAGACATTTAGACCATTCTCTCTAAACATATCTGTTAATCCTTGGTCTACATACCATCTCAAAAACTCTGTTGCTGTCCACATACCACTGCTACTTACAGTTAGTGCAAATACTCCCGGTAGTAAGAGAAATAGGGATTCTATCCTCCCTGTTAAGAAAATTGTTGGAACAAAGATTAGTGTAAACCAGAGAACACCATTTATGAGAGATGCTATATAGCTTGTTATATGGAGCTTAGCTAGATTTATACCTATGTAGAAAAGTCTTATAATTCTACCTATAATCATTTCCTTACACCTATATCAACACGATAAGACATTATCCTAATCAATGAGACATATAGTGCAAATAGAATAGTGATAACGGTAAAAGATATGAATAATCTATTCGATATACCTATAGTTGCCAGCATCTTAATAATACTATTAACTTCTGGTAAGGGGGTTGTATATGCAAATATTCTTAATATGAGTGGCACCATTGATATAGGTATATAGAGTCCTGATCCAGCTAATACAGCTGGTGCAAGACTATTTGCAATTGTCCATGGACGTCTAATATTGGAGAAGAATACCAAAATTATAGCAAATATCATAGAATATAGCCCTAGAACTATACTCGATATAATTATCGCTATTTCTAGAAATAGATAGGTGAGAAATCCATTTATACCATCAATAAGTGTGAGAGCTATCGCTATATAGAGTGTTGAGGCAAATGACATTATTATTGGTCTAACAATAGATGTTGCAATTAAGTAGTTCTTCATAGATACAGATTCTAGGATAATTGGTGTAACATCCATAATCCTTATCTCGCTAAATAGTGTACCTATAACATCATTAATTACAACCCCTGTAACAGCTATTATCCCAGAGATTGAAAAACTTACAACTAGAGCTTTTCTCAAGTCAAGGGGTATACCTACAATCATACCAAATCTATTTAGGGTTTCACTCATGCTACCTATAATTGATGGTAGGAATATCATTGATAGTGCAAAAAAGGATGGCATTATCCATATAACTATATAGTCAGATATATATCTCCTTATCCACACAACTTCTCTATAGGATACAGCTTTAATTGCATCTATAAGCTTCAACTATGTACACCAATGAGAGCTAGATATGCGTCTTCCAAAGTTGGTTCCTCTATAGATAGATCAAGAATCTTTACATCTAGTCTTCTTGAGACTTCAAATAGTATTTGAGCAATTTCTTCACGGCTACTTCTTACATAGACTGTTATCTTTATAGCATCGCCTAGCTCCTCAACATCTATTCTATCTATATTTATTACTCCTTTGAGAATATCAATAAGTTTTTGTCTATCATTACCACTAACTCTTATAGATACTCTATGAATAAGACCTAAACGAGATTTAAGTTCGTGTGGACTTCCAGATGCAATAATCCTCCCCTTATCTATTATTGTAACACTATTTGCTATTTGTTCAATCTCAAACATGTTATGTCCTGTTACAAGTATGGTTCTACCACTTCTTGCAAGATCTATTAGAAGTTTTCTCACTGCTCTAGCACTCTCTACATCTAGACCAAGAGTAGGTTCATCAAGGAGAAGAACTTCGGGATCTGTAAAAAGAGCTTTTGCTATTGCTAATCTAGCTCTCATACCAAGACTATATGTATAGTAAGGTCTTTTAGAAGCGTTCATCTGCTCCAATCCTATAAAATCTAGAACCTCCTTAGCTCTTCTTCTAGCATCGGAAAAGGAAAATCCCTTTAATAATGCATAGAAAACAAGATTCTCATATCCTGAAAGAGAAGGGTAGAAACCCTTAGAAACATCTAGAACAACCCCTATCCTCTTCCTAACCTCATCAGCCTCAGAAACAACATCGAGTCCCAAAACACTTGCCCTACCCCCATCTGGTAATAATATTGTTGATAAGATTTTTACAGTAGTACTCTTACCAGCTCCATTAGGTCCTAGAAGAGCGTGGATAGATCCTTTAGATACTGTAAATGTTATACTCTTAAGAGCTTCTACAAATCTCTTCCTCCTAAATCCTTCTCTAGAGATGTATATCTTCTTAAGATCTTTAACCTCAATAGCATTCAAAGACCATCGCCAATACTATTAATGAAAAGTTCAAAGTAATAAGCTTTATAATATAGTTTCGTAAGATATATACTCTAAATAGTTTATAAATTACCACTATCTATAGTTCATAGGTGGAAAAATGGGTATTGAGCTAATAGAACTTGATATAGAGCCATTTAAAGAAATTCTTCCTGAGGGCGTTCCTAGAAATTCATTCATTTTACTAGCTGGTAGTGGTGGTTCAGGTAAAAGTGTCCTGGCTATGACCATGGTTAAGTACTTCCTTGAGAGAAAACTCCCGGTTGTATATCTAGCTCTAGATGATGATCCTAAATCTATTGCTGCTAGACTAAAGTCATTTGATGTAGATGTTATTGAATATGTTAAAAACAATCTATTCATGATTATAGATGGATATAGTTTTCGTATTAGGGATAAGAAGGAGAAAATGCATATGAGTGTAGTTGAGGAAATAGATCCTCAGAATATGGATCAAGTGCTGTATACACTAATGAGGGTTATAGATGAGAAACAGCTTGGAAATAGAGCTTTTCTCGTTATCGATTCTATTAATGAATTTCTATCTCACTATGATCCACAAAGAGTTATAGAATTTCTTAAAAGTGTTAGAGCTAATATTGCTAAGAATAGAAATATATTAACACTTGCAATACTACACACATCTACCCAGATGCTTAGAGAGTTTCAACTCTCACTTGAATACATTGTTGATGGGTTGATAATAACAGAAATAGTTGTTCAACCACCATCAAGAGAACCTATGCCTATCTCATTAAGACAATTGATTGTAAAGAAGATGAAGGGTGTTAGACATAGGATTGACTCAGTACTATATATAGTAGATAAAAAGGGTATTAAGCTATATACACAATAAGAACTATCTCTTAAACACTATTTTTATAACCATAGAGTATTTCAATGTTGTTTTTGGAATTTTTATCCTTAACCCATCTGCATCTAATCTCCAATCAACTTTTTCCCTAGAGCCCAGAATTTCTACAAATTCTATCTCTTTGCTGAGACGAAGATGAGATCCTAGAGATCTTATCAATATCTCCTCTCCCTCGCTAGGCATCGCTAATGTGATTGCATATAGTATTTCTCCATATGGATAGACATTCTTGGCTGTAAATCTTATATCGCTGAACGTATATGGAGGCTCCTTCTCCTCTATGAATTCCCCAGCAATAGGCTTTGTAGGACCTTCGCCATATACTCTCCATGGCTTTGTATCATAGATGGCTTCACCATTAGTTCTTAGCCATTCTCCAACATCCATCAGTATCCTCTTTACCTCCTCTGGTATAGATCCATCTGGTTTTGGACCAATATTAAGTAGTAGATTGCCATTCTTACTAACTACATCTACCAAATCCCTTATTATTACATCTGGTGATTTGTATTTAGCATCCTTTATATATCCCCAGGATCTATAGTCTATAGAGGTATCGGTTTGCCATGGATATGGGTATATATCTCCAAGCTTACCTCTTTCAACATCTAGAATAGCTGTTCCCTCAACAAATGCTCTATGTTTATAGTTTATAACAACACCGAGATCCCATTTCTCAGCTTTATTATAGTAATAGGCTGCAAAAAACCTTAGATATGGTTCAAAAGCAGGATTCTCAATCC
Above is a genomic segment from Ignisphaera aggregans DSM 17230 containing:
- a CDS encoding conserved hypothetical protein (COGs: COG4021 conserved hypothetical protein~KEGG: hbu:Hbut_1048 hypothetical protein~SPTR: A2BLN1 Conserved archaeal protein~PFAM: tRNAHis guanylyltransferase) — translated: MMKKEILSINPSVLSDIFTRSEVWGGYIDLPYVIRLDGVGFGRILKDFEKPRDPRVHKALVDSCRELMKYFNADFCYVVSDEVNIFSFRYNPYSGRFFKIVSISSSILSSHTSLYLGRPLYFDSRVVKLDNMYRAIPYLLYRARIGFANYVSKLYTLYIDKHTVDLNEMILKLRERGIDIDFDWRSIGTCLYMSRYIKKGFNPIDKVYVDVERRVIQESSDITKCVENLLNTVKSLRNQ
- a CDS encoding AAA ATPase (COGs: COG0467 RecA-superfamily ATPase implicated in signal transduction~KEGG: dka:DKAM_0206 AAA ATPase~SPTR: B8D2Y5 AAA ATPase~PFAM: KaiC), giving the protein MGIELIELDIEPFKEILPEGVPRNSFILLAGSGGSGKSVLAMTMVKYFLERKLPVVYLALDDDPKSIAARLKSFDVDVIEYVKNNLFMIIDGYSFRIRDKKEKMHMSVVEEIDPQNMDQVLYTLMRVIDEKQLGNRAFLVIDSINEFLSHYDPQRVIEFLKSVRANIAKNRNILTLAILHTSTQMLREFQLSLEYIVDGLIITEIVVQPPSREPMPISLRQLIVKKMKGVRHRIDSVLYIVDKKGIKLYTQ
- a CDS encoding hypothetical protein (KEGG: mbn:Mboo_1779 ABC-2 type transporter), producing MIIGRIIRLFYIGINLAKLHITSYIASLINGVLWFTLIFVPTIFLTGRIESLFLLLPGVFALTVSSSGMWTATEFLRWYVDQGLTDMFRENGLNVFHYMVSGVFIDILFSFLGYILTAIVATYYLSIDILLIIPHQPIYMLIAILYSISIYLFYGALIGYIYTVTRISGVWTNIIQMMIAIGTIVPPNVFPNPWISIVNPASIASELLRASYGYNTLGIELLLAITPIAFILNMIISYIICRLGDRYIARYGIEYRA
- a CDS encoding hypothetical protein (InterPro IPR000245~KEGG: hbu:Hbut_1438 hypothetical protein), with amino-acid sequence MKLIDAIKAVSYREVVWIRRYISDYIVIWIMPSFFALSMIFLPSIIGSMSETLNRFGMIVGIPLDLRKALVVSFSISGIIAVTGVVINDVIGTLFSEIRIMDVTPIILESVSMKNYLIATSIVRPIIMSFASTLYIAIALTLIDGINGFLTYLFLEIAIIISSIVLGLYSMIFAIILVFFSNIRRPWTIANSLAPAVLAGSGLYIPISMVPLILRIFAYTTPLPEVNSIIKMLATIGISNRLFISFTVITILFALYVSLIRIMSYRVDIGVRK
- a CDS encoding Alpha-L-fucosidase (COGs: COG3669 Alpha-L-fucosidase~InterPro IPR000933~KEGG: sim:M1627_2379 alpha-L-fucosidase~PFAM: glycoside hydrolase family 29 (alpha-L-fucosidase)~PRIAM: Alpha-L-fucosidase~SPTR: C3N1K9 Alpha-L-fucosidase~PFAM: Alpha-L-fucosidase); this translates as MCNDIDRYLKDIPISLPKGPYEPCWESLKSYRVPKWFTDAKFGIFIHWGVYSVPAFGNEWYPRHMYMPDRPEYKYHIENFGTPDKFGYKDFIPMFTAENWDPDEWAKLFERSGARYIVLVAEHHDGFALWNTSYSRWNSVLMGPKRDIVGELAEAVRRRGLIFGVSYHRAEHWFYFEPGMRIESDVRDPRYRDLYGPAMKASLNPRDPPGPENIYPDREFLIDWLLRAIELVEKYRPQIFYFDWWIENPAFEPYLRFFAAYYYNKAEKWDLGVVINYKHRAFVEGTAILDVERGKLGDIYPYPWQTDTSIDYRSWGYIKDAKYKSPDVIIRDLVDVVSKNGNLLLNIGPKPDGSIPEEVKRILMDVGEWLRTNGEAIYDTKPWRVYGEGPTKPIAGEFIEEKEPPYTFSDIRFTAKNVYPYGEILYAITLAMPSEGEEILIRSLGSHLRLSKEIEFVEILGSREKVDWRLDADGLRIKIPKTTLKYSMVIKIVFKR
- a CDS encoding hypothetical protein (KEGG: rci:LRC323 hypothetical protein~SPTR: Q0W8J7 Putative uncharacterized protein), with product MSTINIAILGDIHCGLNTVHEVVEYLRSTSIDAIILVGDYACSSMDTMQSLETIVKIFEVLSKASDRIFIVWGDSDIELFHKLTHLYGYSRKRVLELLKYLNNMDSIIDLSSGEKYEIDRGIYITSNRELVDRKTIYVVHTDINIATNSLLHVEGHRHYGQIRIPYINAGYVYIDSIDRKGMYWVVEVSRRGIERIDIHILSSDIHEYRCPIHKDEGVFYIMRNDICPVCKDVLNARFTDDAYLATESLFKSM
- a CDS encoding ABC transporter related (COGs: COG1131 ABC-type multidrug transport system ATPase component~InterPro IPR003439:IPR003593:IPR017871~KEGG: kcr:Kcr_0645 ABC transporter related~PFAM: ABC transporter related~SMART: AAA ATPase~SPTR: B1L4L9 ABC transporter related~PFAM: ABC transporter); amino-acid sequence: MNAIEVKDLKKIYISREGFRRKRFVEALKSITFTVSKGSIHALLGPNGAGKSTTVKILSTILLPDGGRASVLGLDVVSEADEVRKRIGVVLDVSKGFYPSLSGYENLVFYALLKGFSFSDARRRAKEVLDFIGLEQMNASKRPYYTYSLGMRARLAIAKALFTDPEVLLLDEPTLGLDVESARAVRKLLIDLARSGRTILVTGHNMFEIEQIANSVTIIDKGRIIASGSPHELKSRLGLIHRVSIRVSGNDRQKLIDILKGVINIDRIDVEELGDAIKITVYVRSSREEIAQILFEVSRRLDVKILDLSIEEPTLEDAYLALIGVHS
- a CDS encoding zinc-binding alcohol dehydrogenase family protein (COGs: COG1064 Zn-dependent alcohol dehydrogenase~InterPro IPR013154:IPR013149:IPR014187~KEGG: dtu:Dtur_0630 zinc-binding alcohol dehydrogenase family protein~PFAM: Alcohol dehydrogenase GroES domain protein; Alcohol dehydrogenase zinc-binding domain protein~SPTR: B8DZI5 Zinc-binding alcohol dehydrogenase family protein~TIGRFAM: zinc-binding alcohol dehydrogenase family protein~PFAM: Alcohol dehydrogenase GroES-like domain; Zinc-binding dehydrogenase~TIGRFAM: zinc-binding alcohol dehydrogenase family protein) codes for the protein MYMKAAVLWGNAEIDIGGERRYPDLPLKRDPLDIVDRDVPSIGSDQILVKVYACGVCYTDIDIVEGRIKCKLPVVPGHQIIGRVVAIGDNVGDKIRIGDRVGIAWISWSCGKCYFCLSGQENLCSDFKATGCHIDGGYEEYVAVYADYVYRIPDIFSDYEAAPLLCAGAVGYRALRLANMRDGLKLGLFGFGSSAHIIIQIARKLYPSSEIYVFSRSEEHRELAKKLGADWTGKPSDNPPKKIDRAIDFTPVGETIARALELLERGGRLVINVIRKQTMVNLDYTQHLWMEREIKSVANVTRKDVIEFLEIASSIPVKPEIKLYRLDDVNQALRDLKAAKVKGSPVIAIS